The following is a genomic window from Polypterus senegalus isolate Bchr_013 chromosome 9, ASM1683550v1, whole genome shotgun sequence.
acAACACATGCTGGCTTTGGTAGTATAAATCAGTGAAGAAGAAACTAAGTCCTGGAACTGgatgtttgcacattttattgaggacaaccctaatCAGTGACTAGTTGTATGTATCTTAATTAAAAACCttgcttttttacttttccttttaaaAGAGCTAGATTTCTTAAGGAATCTGTATATACCTGAATTGTATTGCAAATATAATTTTGAAGTAGATTGTTTCTTCATACCTTTATGTTGAAGTGAAGTGGCAATTATATCTCTGATATCTATAGATATGAAGTTAGAATATGATCTCTtgcttttattatactttttaaacGTGACAAGAAATGTGCATGTGAAAACAGTAAATAGTGtctatgtatgtgtgcatatggCATAGTGTTTTCTTTTAAGACTGTGAATTACATGTTTGCTGTATTTAAATGTACCttaaacatatttgaaaataGTGTAGGCTTATAAATGCAATTTACAAGAATAAACCGAACTGTCATTTTTCACTGTGTGTTTCATtccaaacaaaaacaattgtCATATTTGTGCCTCTGAAGTCTTACATTAATCTGTTTTCCGAAcaggattaaatttattttttaacgttTCAGGAAGccagaacctatcccagcagtacCAAATGTCATGGCACATACGAACTCTCAATGATGTGACAGTCCATTTGAAGGtactcatgcacacacatacacaatagCACCATGCTACTTTAGTGTCGCCAATGAAGGTTACCTGTtcctttacatattttaaatgtaaataaaatacagttttagACATACGTTAAAAAAGTGACCAGCCCACTGGTGCAGTCTGAACACTGGCATAAGCTACGCTATCAACCCCAGCAACCCCCATCCCCTCCTCATTTTACATACTTGATATAACCATATGATAGACGAAAATCTAGATACTTATAAGTGAATTAGTTGATTAACAAAAGGGAATAATTAGCAGTTGAATGgcaatgaaaacttgcagccctTGCGCTGTAATTTCATGTTGGCTGGCACTACAGAATATCTTCGGTTAATGTCCAGTAATTCTGGCAAATAGCCGCCTTCACTTGATGTTGTCACGACGCACACAACATTCAGGGTGCTAGcaaattaaatttttactttCGGATTTTTGCATTAAATAACTAGCAACTGTTTATATGTTGGCAGAAATTCCGCACTAACCTTTCTTACAGTCCTTGCATTTGCAGTCCTTGCATTTGCAGTTGGTCCCGCAGGTGCAAGTACCACCTACCAAAGACAAAGAGGAGAAGTCATCACACTTGACACAGATAAGGTTCCTTTGCATCATGAAATACACACAAATGCCACGTCTTCTAGACAATGAAAAACAGAACTGTACGTGTTGTTTGTATATTGTTCGCGTTCAACAGCATTTACCGGCGAATCTGTCTTTGAACCTGTTTACTCACCTTGAGCACAGTCACAGCTTTTGGGATCCATTTGGTTTTGTCCGGTGTTTTGCCGCTAGGTGTCGCAGTGCTTGGTTCAGTCAGTCTTCTTCAAGCCTCTCCGCTCTCGCTTCTCCGTCTCGCTTTCTGACGGCTACAGTGGCGACGAGCGTGGCTCTTATAGAAGTCGCTAGTAGCCACGCGCCGAGTGCAAAACCATGTCGCAACAACAGCTACTGCGAGCCGAGTGCTTTAGTCACGCGACCTGACGGACAAAACTTCCCCCTGCCCGGGACTTCAGTGTTTAACTACAGAGCAAACTCTCACACTAAACCGTTACAGAATTTTACAATTTTGATAATCAAGAATCGTATTTCGGGACATTTAATTTGACAAGGCACCGAATTAgcctacatagatagatagatagatagatagatagatagatagatagatagatagatagatagatagatagatagatagatagatagatagatagataatgaatagCGCTATATGGACGATATGTAGTACTCTATGAACTACCCAAAGAAATGGATATTAAAGACGTAAAGAATACATGACGCAGATGTTATTGTAATAAAGAGAGGTAACATATAAGTAACAATACGATTTGCTCCTTTCGTATCATTTTCTATCAATCTGGGACATTAGCAAAGACTGTACCGAGCGACTAATGAACAAAATCTGGAGTCTATATTAATTTGACAAATGAATAAATCTGGAGTCTgtattaattttaacaaaatgcgAATAGATTTTTTGAGAAGCACAATAGACAACTTGGCAAAAAATCGACTGCAATCCAAACGCTTTgaatcagtgtcactactggctcCTCTGTTAGTTTCTAAGTACCGTCAGCTtcgttttaaaattatttagatcAGGAGGGGATTGAGGCCGTTCCCCTGCAATATCAATTTCCGTCAAAGTTTTCCATTAAGAGTTTCATCCCCCATCGTCTCGTTTCCAAGTAACGGAATAACTCGTGTGCAAATCGTGCTTGTATGGTCGCTTAAACAACAACAGTATTCAGCAGTTTCTTTTTATCAGGACAATGCAGGTTTCTCAGACCCTCAGTAGAGTAGGAGGCGGATGACCGTCTGACAAGAAAGACTTTTTACCTTTCCCAATACCAGCTcctacaaacatttttaattcattgtttatTTAGGCACCCACATAATTCTGTATGTCACTTTAACTTTGTCGATGTCTCTGTTTCTAACAAGACGTTTTTACAGGTTACAGAGTTGCTTTTAAACAATCCAAACAGATTAATTTGCCCCTCGTGCTTCACGATCTGGCAGCAATATTAGTCCCTGTGCAAATGAGGATAGTTGATTTATAAAGCTGCACCACTAAAACCACATGTCAAATGGTttggatttttaaatgaaattcgaATGAAAGTGATCATTGCTGACTGGATGTGGGAACTTCCATTGATGGCTCAGATTTACAACGCAAATAATTCAAAGAGATGAGGTATGGAGCACAATGTTGCCTACAACCGTAAGAATTAAGCCTATGacaacagatttttttattattagaaaaaATCTGTAACCTCTAAGAGGAGtataggaggaggaggttgggaacatgcactgatacagcgcgtcgccgcacccaccacacgacgaaccacctcaggatcccaaattaggagcCGTGCGACGACTGACATCTCTGCACCACACTAGcttgaatggagtggaacaggTTGATCTTTAAATCGCACTGTTTACACCATGACTGATGAGCCGAGCCGCCTCTGCTTGACTCTTCCTAAAACTTTACtgtgaaatgtacagtattttgaatattatataattataattatcattaattataatatatttgaatatatgtattatatatatacacgaggCTCGTTTGCAAGATAAACTCGTTTTTTGAAACAAATCGCTTCAAACGTCAGTAGAACGTAAACAACGCGTCCCTTCTGGCCGGCCCCAGTTTGAAGAGTGATACTTACTAGCCGTGACGTCACCAAAGAGATTGGGGCGGCATCGCATAGAAATTTACCAGACTTATCAAACGACCCTCGAATGTGTGTATCGGATACTATTATATGAATTGCCTATTTGCTTGCACAGAGGGCAAGAGTGGATAAGAAGTCTTTGTGAAACATGGCAAGTATAGGAACTAACTCCCTCTGCTCTACGGTGAAGTGATTCCTCCCTTAACATTCTCAATTACATAATTGttcaaaacatttgtttttgttttatatagtgctttttgaCGGTGCAGACTGTGAAAGGCTAGGTGAACTAATGATTTATGCATATATACTAAGGTAAAATTAGCTTGACATATCTGCATCCAATTCAGCAGTGATAGGATATGACATCTCACAATAAAATTGGATATGCAGAAGctaaacaacaaaacacacacacacacactgattctCTCCATCCATTATCATGTGCAATTAATGCGGTTCTGAATCATGTAAATTGATGCTTATCGATGTTCACCTGGCACAATCGAAGCAGACCATTCATATATGGGGTCAGTTTAAAGCTGAGTTCTTTGTGGTGTGTTTGATCCTCCAAGGAGAATGGACTATTACtatcactaataataataatgcaagttaggtgcattggcgccctgcccggggtttatttcctgccttgcgccctgtgttggctgggattggctccagcagacctctgtgaccctgtaattacgctatagcgggttggataatggatggtggtTAATCAACCTATAATATCTGTTTAGTCAGTCAGGTAGgtagaaacaaaccccgggcagggtgccagcccacacactagggacaatgtaggattggcagtgcacctaacctgcatgtctttggactgtgggaggaaacccacacacacggggagaacatgcaaactccacgcagggaggacccgggaagcaaacctgggtctccttactgcgaggcagcaacgctaccacttcACCACTGTGTCACCCAAAATCTGTTTATTACTTTTGTAATTAAAAAGGGAACAGAAGGGTAATTcagaataaataaagataaaaaattccTGATCCAGCATATTGATTAATTACAGATGTTGTTAGAAACAATTGTGACTTAATACTTACTTCTAAATCTGatcataaatagtaaatattgaATTCATTGGTATATTAGCCCATCCATTTACTGGTCATCCACTTTGGACCCCCCTTATACCAATTTCACATTTACAGGTGCCTAAAGCCTGTCCTAGTAGGGTTGTGTGCCAGGCAGGAACTAGCCTTGGAAAGAGTGTCAGATCATCACAGGGCTCAGTCACACACACCAGGTCATTTTATTTTCACCAGTTAACACAGAATGTTCCTCTCTGGAGGTGTATTGTAGTTCAGTATCCAGAGAAGAGTCCATGCCAACCATCCTAATCCATCCTAACCACAACCTGTCAGTTATAGGTGATTACTCCTGTATTTTATTGTCAGCTTTATTTTACATGCCATGCTAAACATAGAAACTAAACTTTGTCACAACATTTTCAACTCTTGAAGTCTATTCTTGTCCGTGAGAAATTACAAAAGCATCTCTGAAGTTTTGTTGTCCTTGCCTGTATTTGTCACATCTCTCGTACTGTATGGCTGTCTTTAATTTGCACTGTACTGTCAAAAGCTGATTAGGAATTTCCCATGCACTGATgaattttgcaaaactgagtgtAAGGTCAGAAAGTAATCTTAGTGGTAACATGTCACTTAATATTTGGGTGGAATGTCAAGTCAAAAACACATCATTAGTAGATACATTTAATTTCAACTTCTGTCATTTTTCTGAATCCACCATTAATAAGATGGTTAATTGAAGAAAACGCTAAGGAGACACTACTAAATATTATCAGATTTCTAGTCAGTACATTCATAACCAatccaaaaatataattatacactttagaaaagaagaggagagaTGAAGATCATGGACAAGTGTTGGAATAGAaattagaggaaaaaaaatcaaaatttattgAAATTCAGACTAAAGCtcttatttgaaatttttttaaacaaaattactgtCTGTATGCAGAGCTTTGTTTGTTTACTATTATAcattgtggtatatggctggccatttatcccagccaatacccccaggccgccagatgaagccctccctgtagcatggaggtgccctgaattccagcagggcatcatgtgtttattcacagccctgctggataccatgggggccgccagaggacaCTGTAGGGAGGACCAAGGACTATTTGCCCTACAGCCCTGatgtcacatggacagaggaaatgacatacttccgggttgaagaaaaggaattttttatctgacccggaagtgttaccagtcacttGGACAGAGAgagggaaacacttccgggtcaaggactataagagactatgggagatcccagacgggtgagctgagtcgggtggcagggtgacaacgagTCTGTgtgtggaggattgtgtattgatttattattgtgtgtttttgattaatgagtattgtggagtggagggtgctttgtgcactgcatagtctaaataaaacaaattattggacttttacttggtgtctggcgtctgatccgagggttcaaggggacgacagcgccccctatctgtcacaacatatactgtacatatgtatattATACTGTTATTATATTATTCTATTATTGGAACCTGCATGTGGATGTCCCCTATGGCATTGCCCAGAAGAACCACTTTGTGTAGTAAAATGTAGTTGCATGAATTTAACATaagcctttattattattattattattattattatacattattattattatacattattattattatttcatctaAACTGGAGTAGCACAACTGAGTGATGCTAGCTTACACAGTAGTTCCTGGAGACTGGGTTCAAGTCTGTTTGCTGTCCTGTGTCTTTAtgggtttttctccagttttGTTCCAGCACCCTAAGTACATAGTTCCTCTAAACTGGCCCAtttgagtgattatgggcttgtgtgtgtgtatgtcctgtaACAGACTCTGACAAATAATGACCAGATTAGGCTCTGGCACCCCACAACATATTAACTAGATTAATCACATTcaataaaacaatgaatgcagTTAAGATCCCAGTTTGCTTGTTATCCTTATCTTTACATGACTTTCCTCTGAGAACTCCAGTTTACTCCCCTAGTTCAAACAATCTGACGGAACGAAAACTAGATTAGCTCTGTAGAAGTGGGTGAAAGtatggtttgtgtgtgtgagtttagGTGGATGGATGTGCCCTGGCCATTGACTACGGCCATGTAGGGGACACAAGTGCCCAAAAGCACCCGAAGACGGCTAATCATGCTTACTGGTGAAAGTAATATACTCAGGGTCGTGAGGTACAGGTAGGACTTTCGACCTACCCCAGCCTGTTGGCGgtccaaaaaagaataaaacataataagCGCACCgcgttttattaaaaaaaaaaactacaaaacacaCATATTAAACCATAACATAGGCCACTAAGTATACCAGAATGCAAAAAAATGCATAGCCGCCGCGAAACAGCTGTTTATCACAGGGTACCTTTGTAGCAAGCGGTAGTTTTTCAAAATAAAGCGAACGAAGAGAGGAAAGGGAAAACGTAACGGTCGGGTGGATGGTCccagaataaaaaacaattaccAAAAACAAAGAAGATAAGGTAGGACTTTCAGCTAGAGTTTTGTGTGAGCTGAACTGTCATGTAGTTAGCTAGCACCTTTGAGTGGAGTAAGCCTTTATTTTGTAACATCTGATATTTTGCTCTACTGTGATTCATGAAGAACATTGGACTATCTGAGTCAAGTGTTATTGGGTAAGGAGGGGACTGGCAGGGGCGTATATGGAACGGTATTTGTGCCAAAGTAAACAAAGGCACCtatgaaataaataatcgcaTGAAAAAATGCAGTGATATATAGAAATGagtcattacattttgaaaaactgcaacgatgtactgtatataaaaataatcaattgaTTGATAGACATCAAAACCAGCATTAAAAGAGGCCTTTGGAAGTAAATCGCGCAGGCGCTAAATTTGTTATTCTAAAATGAGCTGTCAGGAAGATTCCCGAAATATTAACAGCCTTATAAAAATAGGGCCGTTGTGAAATAAAACCTGCATAAATAACACTAAAAGTAAGTTTTGAAACAAGGTTAATAATACATAGacaacttttatttttccatgcattttttcacaatttaataaatcttttttttatatatatataacaaagactttgttaaatggtgcgactcaaaccacttacacctgaacaccagcaagaccaaggagctggtggtggattttaggaggcctaggcccctcatggaccctgtgatcatcagagctgactgtgtgcagagggtgcagacctttaaatatctgggagtgcagctggatgataaattggactggactgccaatactgatgctctgtgtaagaaaggtcagagctgactatacttccttagaaggttggcgtcctttaacatcttcaataagatgctgcagatgttctaccagacggttgtggcgagtgccctcttctacgctgtggtgtgctggggaggcagcataaagtagaaggacgtctcacgcctggacaaactggtgaagaaggcaggctctattgtatgaataaagctggacagtttaacatctgtagcagagcgacgggcactaagcaaactcctgtcaatcatgaagaatccactgcatccactgaacagtgtcatctccaggcagaggagtaacttcagtgacagacttttgtcactgtcttgctccactgacagactgaggagatcgttcctcccccacactatgcgactcttcagttgcACCCggggggggggtaaacattaacattatacaaagttattgtctgttatacctgcatttttatccctctttaatttaatattgttttttgtatcagtatactgctgctggattatgtgaatttccccttgggattaataaagtatctatctatctatctatctatctatctatctatctatctatctatctatctatttaaatgaatcattaacgattatatatatatataaatgaatcattaatgatatataaatgaatcattaaggtttatatatatatataaatgaatcattaacgtttgaagagatagatagatagatagatagatagatagatagatagatagatagatagatagatagatagatagatagatagatagatgtagatgGTGTATCATTTAAGCAGGGTTGGGCAGCTGTGCCACAGGCAGCTCAACTGGATTGCCAGTCTGCTGTTGACATAAGCAGTTTAATAATCAAGTAAATCTCAATTAGATGTTATTATCTGAACTACTAGTTACTGAAACAATATTCTAACATTTGagtttttattgaaaaaacaaGAATATCACAGGATTGTGATTAAGGTAAGATATGAACTTCACACTTAATCATATTTTCAGACAGGACCAAAACAGTGCAGATTAACCAAAGAGTGTAATTTatgttaggtcaggttggggagcatgcactgctacagcacgttgccgcacccacgacataacgaaacagcttgggatcccagctGGGAACCCCTAAAGGCAGACACACAGCTCAATTCGACCCTCCAGAAATAACTACCTATTTTGGCTtgatccagccacttgggtcctcaacaatgaggat
Proteins encoded in this region:
- the mt2 gene encoding metallothionein-2 encodes the protein MDPKSCDCAQGGTCTCGTNCKCKDCKCKDCKKACCSCCPADCSKCSQGCVCKGDSCNSSCCH